A genome region from Streptomyces xanthophaeus includes the following:
- a CDS encoding NAD(P)H-quinone oxidoreductase, producing MHAITIEQPGGPEALVWADVPDPVPGEGEVLVEVAASAVNRADVLQRQGFYDPPPGASRHPGLECSGRIAAIGPGVSGWSVGDEVCALLAGGGYAERVAVPAGQLLPVPAGVDLVTAAALPEVVTTVWSNVFMVAGLRPGETLLVHGGSSGIGTMAIQLAKAVGATVAVTAGGPEKLARCKELGADILIDYREQDFVAALREATGGAGADVILDIMGAKYLARNVDALAVNGRLAVIGLQGGVKAELNLGALLAKRAAITATSLRARPLEEKAAIVAAVREHVWPLLASGRIRPVVHATFPMRDAAEAHRVLESSAHVGKLLLTV from the coding sequence CCCGAGGCCCTGGTCTGGGCCGACGTACCCGATCCGGTGCCGGGCGAGGGCGAGGTCCTCGTCGAGGTCGCGGCGAGCGCCGTGAACCGCGCCGACGTACTCCAGCGACAGGGGTTCTACGATCCGCCGCCCGGCGCCTCGCGCCATCCGGGGCTGGAGTGCTCCGGACGGATCGCCGCGATCGGGCCGGGGGTGTCAGGCTGGTCCGTGGGCGACGAGGTGTGCGCCCTGCTGGCGGGCGGCGGGTACGCGGAGCGGGTGGCCGTGCCGGCGGGGCAGCTGCTGCCGGTTCCGGCGGGAGTGGACCTGGTGACGGCGGCCGCGCTGCCCGAGGTCGTCACGACCGTGTGGTCCAACGTGTTCATGGTGGCGGGGCTCCGCCCCGGCGAGACCCTGCTGGTGCACGGCGGGTCCAGCGGGATCGGGACCATGGCGATCCAGCTGGCGAAGGCGGTGGGCGCGACGGTCGCCGTGACGGCGGGCGGACCGGAGAAGTTGGCGCGCTGCAAGGAGCTGGGCGCGGACATCCTGATCGACTACCGCGAGCAGGATTTCGTGGCCGCGCTGCGCGAGGCGACGGGCGGGGCCGGGGCGGACGTGATCCTGGACATCATGGGCGCGAAGTACCTCGCGCGGAACGTGGACGCCCTGGCCGTGAACGGGCGGCTCGCGGTGATCGGGCTCCAGGGCGGGGTGAAGGCCGAGCTGAATCTCGGCGCGCTGCTGGCCAAGCGGGCGGCGATCACCGCCACCTCGCTGCGCGCACGCCCGCTGGAGGAGAAGGCGGCCATCGTCGCGGCCGTACGCGAGCACGTGTGGCCGCTGCTGGCCTCGGGGCGGATCCGCCCGGTGGTCCACGCCACGTTCCCGATGCGGGATGCCGCTGAGGCCCACCGGGTCCTGGAATCCAGCGCCCACGTGGGCAAGCTGCTGCTCACGGTGTGA
- a CDS encoding dihydrolipoamide acetyltransferase family protein has protein sequence MPQVMEFKLPDLGEGLTEAEIVRWLVAVGDVVAIDQPVVEVETAKAMVEVPCPYGGVVTARFGEEGTELPVGAPLITVAVGAASLPEAPAAQAAEAEGSGNVPRPLIGYGEDHSRPARRRRVRPVTAAVSAPPVAAPAPAPAPAPAQVPVPAVPAVPVAPAGPVPVISPLVRKLAKDGGVDLRALQGSGPEGLILRADVEAALAALRAPEPAPAAVAPATAVSAQGERIPLKGVRGAVAEKLSRSRREIPDATCWVDADATELMAARAAMNAVGGPKISVLALLARICTAALARYPELNSTVDLAAKEIVRLPSVHLGFAAQTERGLVVPVVRDAQHRNPESLSAEFARLTELARSGKLAPADLTGGTFTLNNYGVFGVDGSTPIINHPEAAMLGVGRIIDKPWVHEGQLAVRKVVQLSLTFDHRVCDGGTAGGFLRYVADCVESPAVLLRSL, from the coding sequence ATGCCGCAGGTAATGGAATTCAAGCTTCCCGATCTCGGGGAGGGCCTGACCGAGGCCGAGATCGTCCGCTGGCTGGTCGCGGTGGGCGATGTCGTCGCCATCGACCAGCCGGTGGTCGAGGTCGAGACGGCCAAGGCGATGGTGGAGGTTCCGTGCCCCTACGGCGGTGTGGTCACCGCCCGTTTCGGGGAGGAGGGCACGGAACTGCCCGTCGGAGCACCGCTGATCACCGTGGCGGTGGGGGCGGCGTCGCTCCCGGAGGCCCCGGCCGCGCAGGCGGCCGAGGCCGAGGGCTCCGGCAACGTGCCCCGGCCCCTGATCGGCTACGGCGAGGACCACTCGCGTCCGGCGCGTCGGCGACGGGTGCGACCCGTCACCGCCGCGGTCTCGGCGCCGCCCGTCGCGGCCCCGGCCCCGGCCCCGGCCCCGGCTCCGGCTCAGGTTCCGGTCCCGGCGGTCCCGGCGGTCCCGGTGGCTCCTGCCGGGCCGGTTCCCGTGATCTCGCCGCTGGTGCGCAAGCTGGCCAAGGACGGCGGGGTCGACCTGCGCGCGCTGCAGGGGTCGGGCCCCGAGGGGCTGATCCTGCGGGCCGACGTCGAGGCGGCGCTGGCCGCGCTGCGGGCGCCCGAGCCGGCGCCGGCCGCGGTGGCGCCGGCGACGGCGGTGTCGGCACAGGGCGAGCGGATCCCGCTCAAGGGGGTGCGCGGGGCGGTCGCCGAGAAGCTGTCGCGCAGCCGCCGGGAGATCCCGGACGCCACCTGCTGGGTCGACGCGGACGCCACCGAGCTGATGGCCGCCCGGGCGGCGATGAACGCCGTGGGCGGGCCCAAGATCTCGGTGCTCGCACTGCTGGCGCGGATCTGCACGGCCGCCCTGGCCCGGTACCCGGAGCTCAACTCCACCGTGGACCTCGCGGCCAAGGAGATCGTCCGGCTCCCGTCGGTGCACCTGGGCTTCGCCGCGCAGACCGAGCGGGGCCTGGTGGTCCCGGTGGTCCGGGACGCGCAGCACCGCAACCCGGAATCCCTGTCCGCGGAGTTCGCCCGGCTGACCGAGCTGGCCCGGTCCGGGAAGCTGGCCCCGGCCGATCTGACCGGCGGCACCTTCACCCTGAACAACTACGGGGTGTTCGGGGTCGACGGCTCCACGCCGATCATCAACCACCCCGAGGCGGCGATGCTCGGCGTGGGCCGGATCATCGACAAGCCGTGGGTCCACGAGGGCCAGCTGGCGGTCCGCAAGGTCGTCCAGCTGTCGCTGACCTTCGACCACCGGGTCTGCGACGGCGGCACGGCGGGCGGCTTCCTCCGCTACGTCGCGGACTGCGTCGAATCCCCGGCGGTCCTGCTGCGCAGCCTGTAG
- a CDS encoding alpha-ketoacid dehydrogenase subunit beta, with amino-acid sequence MAQALTRAMRDAMAEDPTVHVMGEDVGTLGGVFRITDGLAKEFGEERCTDTPLAEAGILGAAVGMAMYGLRPVVEMQFDAFAYPAFEQLISHVAKMRNRTRGAMPLPITIRVPYGGGIGGVEHHCDSSEAYYVATPGLHVVTPATVEDAYGLLRASIASDDPVVFLEPKRLYWSKADWRPEAPAVVPGIGKALVRRTGTSATLITYGPSLPVCLEAAEAAREEGWDLEVVDLRSLVPFDEDTVVESVRRTGRAVVVHEAGGFGGPGAEIAARVTERCFHHLEAPVLRVTGFDIPYPPPMLEKHHLPGVDRILDTVARLQWEN; translated from the coding sequence ATGGCGCAGGCCCTGACCCGGGCGATGCGCGATGCGATGGCCGAGGACCCGACGGTCCACGTGATGGGCGAGGACGTCGGGACGCTGGGCGGGGTCTTCCGGATCACGGACGGGCTCGCGAAGGAGTTCGGCGAGGAGCGCTGCACGGACACCCCGCTCGCGGAGGCGGGAATCCTGGGCGCGGCGGTCGGCATGGCCATGTACGGGCTGCGGCCGGTGGTGGAGATGCAGTTCGACGCGTTCGCCTACCCGGCGTTCGAGCAGCTGATCTCGCACGTGGCGAAGATGCGCAACCGCACCCGCGGCGCGATGCCGCTGCCGATCACCATCCGGGTGCCGTACGGCGGCGGGATCGGCGGCGTGGAGCACCACTGCGACTCCTCCGAGGCGTACTACGTGGCCACGCCCGGCCTGCACGTGGTGACCCCGGCGACGGTCGAGGACGCGTACGGGCTGCTGCGCGCGTCGATCGCGAGCGACGACCCGGTGGTCTTCCTGGAACCGAAGCGGCTCTACTGGTCGAAGGCCGACTGGCGGCCCGAGGCGCCGGCCGTCGTGCCGGGCATCGGGAAGGCGCTGGTCCGGCGGACCGGCACGAGCGCGACCCTGATCACCTACGGGCCCTCGCTGCCGGTGTGCCTGGAGGCGGCCGAGGCGGCGCGCGAGGAGGGCTGGGACCTGGAGGTCGTGGACCTGCGCTCGCTGGTCCCCTTCGACGAGGACACGGTCGTGGAGTCCGTACGCCGCACAGGGCGCGCGGTGGTGGTCCACGAGGCCGGCGGCTTCGGCGGACCGGGCGCGGAGATCGCCGCACGGGTCACCGAGCGGTGCTTCCACCACCTGGAGGCGCCGGTGCTGCGGGTGACGGGCTTCGACATCCCCTACCCGCCGCCGATGCTGGAGAAGCACCACCTGCCGGGTGTGGACCGGATCCTGGACACCGTGGCCCGCCTGCAGTGGGAGAACTGA
- the pdhA gene encoding pyruvate dehydrogenase (acetyl-transferring) E1 component subunit alpha: MTVQELPGAGASHRSTQPPAWSPRTDAAPLLPDPEPYRVLGTEAADRLDPELMRRCYAELVRGRRYNAQATALTKQGRLAVYPSTVGQEACEIAAALVLEDQDWLFPSYRDTLAAVARGLDPVQALTLLRGDWHTGYDPREHRIAPLSTPLATQLPHAVGLAHAARLRGDDVIALAMVGDGGTSEGDFHEALNFAAVWQAPVVFLVQNNGFAISVPLAKQTAAPTLAHKAVGYGMPGRLVDGNDIAAMHEVLTEAVRRARAGGGPTLIEAVTYRMEAHTNADDATRYRGDAEVEAWKAHDPVELLERELTARGIIDEAAIQAVRDDAEAMAAALREGMNADPVVDPMDLFAHVYAEQTDRLREQAAMLRAELEAEDQA; this comes from the coding sequence ATGACGGTCCAAGAGCTGCCCGGTGCCGGTGCGTCCCACCGTTCCACCCAGCCGCCCGCCTGGAGCCCCCGCACGGACGCCGCGCCGCTGCTTCCGGACCCCGAGCCCTACCGGGTGCTGGGCACCGAGGCGGCGGACCGGCTCGACCCGGAGCTGATGCGCCGCTGCTACGCCGAGCTGGTGCGCGGCCGGCGCTACAACGCCCAGGCCACGGCGCTCACCAAGCAGGGCCGGCTCGCCGTGTACCCCTCCACCGTCGGCCAGGAGGCCTGCGAGATCGCGGCCGCACTGGTCCTGGAGGACCAGGACTGGCTGTTCCCGAGCTACCGCGACACCCTGGCGGCCGTGGCACGCGGACTGGACCCCGTACAGGCCCTGACCCTGCTGCGCGGCGACTGGCACACGGGATACGACCCGCGCGAGCACCGCATCGCCCCGCTCTCGACCCCGCTCGCCACCCAGCTGCCGCACGCGGTGGGCCTGGCGCACGCGGCCCGGCTGCGCGGCGACGACGTCATCGCCCTCGCCATGGTCGGCGACGGCGGCACCAGCGAGGGCGACTTCCACGAGGCGCTGAACTTCGCCGCCGTCTGGCAGGCCCCGGTGGTCTTCCTCGTGCAGAACAACGGCTTCGCGATATCCGTCCCCCTCGCCAAGCAGACCGCCGCCCCGACGCTGGCCCACAAGGCCGTGGGGTACGGGATGCCCGGCCGGCTGGTCGACGGCAACGACATCGCCGCCATGCACGAGGTGCTGACCGAGGCGGTCCGGCGGGCCCGGGCGGGTGGTGGCCCGACCCTGATCGAGGCCGTCACGTACCGCATGGAGGCCCACACGAACGCCGACGACGCGACCCGCTACCGCGGCGACGCCGAGGTCGAGGCCTGGAAGGCGCACGACCCGGTCGAGCTGCTGGAGCGTGAGCTGACCGCCCGCGGGATCATCGACGAGGCGGCGATCCAGGCGGTCCGCGACGACGCCGAGGCGATGGCCGCGGCGCTCCGCGAGGGGATGAACGCGGACCCGGTGGTGGACCCGATGGACCTGTTCGCGCACGTGTACGCGGAGCAGACGGACCGGCTGCGGGAGCAGGCGGCCATGCTGCGCGCAGAGCTGGAAGCCGAGGACCAGGCGTGA
- a CDS encoding Lrp/AsnC family transcriptional regulator, producing the protein MPDEQMAGTGSAPAAPGGAPGAASGPPVAPRPLDPIDRSIMRLLQADGRASIRSVAEQVHVSRANAYARINRLIDDGVIRGFTARVNHERAGQGASAYITLKIVQNSWRTVREQLRELPGAAHIALVSGDFDVLLLVHTPDNRTLRELVLTRLQAIPEVLSTRTLLVFEETDLLDTGPGPGGGAPTIAEDSP; encoded by the coding sequence ATGCCGGATGAACAAATGGCCGGAACGGGTTCCGCACCGGCCGCGCCGGGAGGCGCCCCGGGAGCCGCTTCGGGCCCGCCCGTCGCACCCCGCCCCCTGGATCCGATCGACCGGTCGATCATGCGGCTGCTCCAGGCGGACGGCCGGGCGTCGATACGTTCGGTGGCGGAGCAGGTGCACGTCTCGCGGGCGAACGCCTACGCCCGGATCAACCGGCTCATCGACGACGGGGTGATCCGCGGGTTCACGGCCCGCGTCAACCACGAACGCGCAGGCCAGGGCGCCTCCGCATACATCACCCTGAAGATCGTCCAGAACTCCTGGCGCACGGTCCGCGAGCAGCTGCGCGAGCTCCCCGGCGCGGCGCACATCGCGCTGGTCAGCGGCGATTTCGACGTCCTGCTGCTGGTGCACACCCCGGACAACCGGACCCTGCGCGAGCTGGTCCTGACCCGGCTCCAGGCCATCCCGGAGGTCCTCTCGACGCGCACCCTGCTGGTCTTCGAGGAAACGGATCTCCTGGACACCGGCCCGGGCCCGGGCGGCGGCGCCCCGACGATCGCCGAGGACAGCCCTTAG
- a CDS encoding TetR/AcrR family transcriptional regulator, which produces MTTAKRDTYTPETLLSVAVQVFNERGYDGTSMEHLSKAAGISKSSIYHHVAGKEELLRRAVSRALDGLFGILEEPGAVRGRAVERVEYVTRRTVEVLVGELPYVTLLLRVRGNTRTERWALERRREFDHQVADLLGAAAAEGDLRADVDIRLATRLLFGMVNSLVEWYRPHPGDGHAQLADAVVHLAFDGLRTAR; this is translated from the coding sequence ATGACGACGGCCAAGCGGGACACCTACACCCCCGAGACACTGCTGTCGGTCGCCGTCCAGGTCTTCAACGAGCGCGGCTACGACGGCACCTCGATGGAGCACCTCTCCAAGGCCGCCGGCATCTCGAAGTCCTCGATCTACCACCACGTCGCGGGCAAGGAGGAGCTGCTGCGGAGGGCCGTGAGCCGTGCCCTCGACGGGCTCTTCGGGATCCTGGAGGAGCCGGGCGCGGTGCGCGGCCGGGCGGTCGAGCGCGTCGAGTACGTCACGCGCCGCACGGTCGAGGTACTGGTCGGCGAGCTGCCCTACGTGACGCTGCTGCTGCGCGTACGCGGCAACACCCGCACCGAGCGCTGGGCGCTGGAACGCCGCCGCGAGTTCGACCACCAGGTCGCGGACTTGCTGGGGGCCGCCGCGGCGGAGGGCGACCTGCGGGCCGACGTGGACATACGCCTCGCCACCCGGCTCCTCTTCGGCATGGTCAACTCCCTGGTCGAGTGGTACCGCCCGCACCCGGGCGACGGCCACGCCCAGCTCGCCGACGCGGTGGTCCACCTCGCCTTCGACGGCCTGCGCACCGCCCGCTGA
- a CDS encoding 3-hydroxyacyl-CoA dehydrogenase, which translates to MTAIERSRTVAVVGAGTMGQGIAQVALLAGHRVLIYDINAALAADGVGFVQDRIDRMAAKGRLDRAEAEEAIGRIASAGDLADLAGAALVIEAVVENVTVKQTLFAALEEVVAPDALLATNTSSLSVTELAAGLAHPGRFLGLHFFNPAPLLPLVEVVSGFATDPAAAELAYRTVLGWGKTPVRCADTPGFIVNRIARPFYAEAFAVYEEQGADPATIDAVLRESGGFKMGPFQLTDLIGQDVNEAVTRSVWESFFRSPKFTPSLAQRRLVQSGRLGRKNGHGWYPYGPDAQPALPHTAAPEQAPAKVTVVGDLGPAAGLVELLEEAGIAVAATEQGGPYIQLPGEGQLVLADGKTSVEFADVVYFDLALDYRGATRIALSASEDTSERTLAEAVGLFQKLGKQVSVIGDVPGMIVARTVAMLIDLTADAVARGAASAEDIDTAMRLGVNYPLGPAEWHDRLGRDWAYDLLHNLDERVPGGRYAPSLALFKLGYEDGDGAGHEDGDDEGDQDDTGENE; encoded by the coding sequence ATGACAGCAATCGAGCGGTCCCGCACTGTGGCGGTCGTCGGCGCCGGCACCATGGGACAGGGCATCGCCCAGGTCGCCCTTCTCGCAGGTCACCGCGTGCTGATCTACGACATCAACGCCGCGCTCGCCGCCGACGGAGTCGGTTTCGTCCAGGACCGGATCGACCGGATGGCCGCCAAGGGCCGGCTGGACCGCGCCGAGGCGGAGGAGGCGATCGGCCGGATCGCATCGGCCGGCGACCTCGCAGACCTCGCCGGGGCCGCCCTCGTCATCGAGGCGGTGGTCGAGAACGTCACCGTGAAGCAGACCCTCTTCGCCGCCCTCGAAGAGGTGGTCGCGCCGGACGCGCTGCTGGCCACCAACACCTCCTCCCTCTCGGTCACCGAACTCGCCGCCGGGCTCGCGCACCCCGGCCGCTTCCTCGGCCTGCACTTCTTCAACCCGGCCCCGCTGCTCCCCCTCGTCGAGGTGGTCAGCGGTTTCGCCACCGACCCGGCCGCCGCCGAGCTCGCGTACCGCACCGTCCTCGGCTGGGGGAAGACGCCGGTCCGCTGCGCCGACACCCCCGGGTTCATCGTCAACCGGATCGCCCGCCCCTTCTACGCCGAGGCCTTCGCGGTGTACGAGGAGCAGGGCGCCGACCCGGCCACCATCGACGCCGTGCTCCGCGAGAGCGGCGGCTTCAAGATGGGCCCCTTCCAGCTGACCGACCTGATCGGCCAGGACGTCAACGAGGCCGTGACCCGCTCGGTGTGGGAGTCCTTCTTCCGCAGCCCGAAGTTCACCCCCTCCCTCGCCCAGCGCCGCCTCGTCCAGTCGGGCCGCCTCGGCCGCAAGAACGGGCACGGCTGGTACCCGTACGGTCCGGACGCGCAGCCCGCGCTCCCGCACACCGCCGCGCCCGAGCAGGCCCCGGCCAAGGTCACCGTCGTCGGCGACCTCGGCCCGGCCGCAGGCCTGGTGGAGCTGCTGGAGGAGGCCGGGATCGCGGTCGCAGCCACCGAGCAGGGCGGCCCGTACATCCAGCTCCCCGGCGAGGGCCAGCTGGTCCTCGCGGACGGCAAGACCTCGGTGGAGTTCGCGGACGTCGTCTACTTCGACCTCGCCCTCGACTACCGCGGCGCCACCCGTATCGCGCTCTCCGCGAGCGAGGACACCAGCGAGCGGACCCTCGCCGAGGCGGTGGGCCTCTTCCAGAAGCTGGGCAAGCAGGTCTCCGTGATCGGCGACGTCCCCGGCATGATCGTCGCGCGGACCGTCGCGATGCTGATCGACCTGACGGCCGACGCGGTCGCCCGGGGGGCCGCTTCCGCCGAGGACATCGACACGGCGATGCGGCTGGGCGTCAACTACCCGCTGGGGCCGGCCGAATGGCACGACCGCCTCGGCCGCGACTGGGCCTACGACCTGCTGCACAACCTCGACGAACGCGTCCCCGGCGGCCGCTACGCACCCTCCCTCGCCCTGTTCAAACTGGGCTACGAGGACGGCGACGGGGCCGGCCACGAGGACGGCGACGACGAGGGCGACCAGGACGACACGGGGGAGAACGAATGA
- the paaN gene encoding phenylacetic acid degradation protein PaaN, whose amino-acid sequence MAAELTVPQLSAKHRPTLDQALSAIRSRAYWSPHPEHPKAYGETAPADGLAAFEAVRGTRLDLGQPGTDGWTGAEVSPYGPELGVEYPHVDPDVLLPAMKAGMGAWRDAGPEARALVCIEILARISARTHEFAHAVMHTSGQAFMMAFQAGGPHAQDRGLEAVAYAYEEQTRVPGQADWSKPQGKKDPLQLGKTFTAVPRGIALMIGCNTFPTWNGYPGLFASLATGNAVLVKPHPRAVLPLALTVKVAREVLAEAGFDPNLVALAVERPGEGIAKALAVRPEIKLIDYTGSTEFGDWLETNARQAQVYTEKAGVNTVVLDSTDNYKGMLSNLAFSLSLYSGQMCTTPQNLLIPRDGIATDAGHKTYDEVVADLAASVGGLLGDDARANALLGALVNPDIKTRLEAAAALGEVALVSREVVNPEFPDAVVRTPVMVKLDAAKADPEAPYLSECFGPVSFAVAVDTTADALDLLRRTVREKGAMTVGAYTTSPDTERAVEEVCLEESAQLSLNLTGGVFVNQTAAFSDFHGSGGNPAANAALCDGAFVANRFRVVEVRRQA is encoded by the coding sequence ATGGCCGCCGAGCTCACCGTCCCCCAGCTGTCCGCCAAGCACCGGCCCACCCTGGACCAGGCTCTTTCGGCGATCCGCAGCCGTGCCTACTGGTCCCCGCACCCCGAACATCCCAAGGCGTACGGCGAGACCGCGCCCGCCGACGGGCTCGCCGCCTTCGAAGCCGTCCGCGGCACCCGGCTGGACCTGGGCCAGCCCGGCACCGACGGCTGGACGGGCGCCGAGGTGTCCCCGTACGGCCCGGAGCTGGGTGTCGAGTACCCCCACGTGGATCCGGACGTGCTGCTGCCCGCGATGAAGGCCGGCATGGGTGCCTGGCGCGACGCGGGGCCCGAGGCACGCGCCCTGGTCTGTATCGAGATCCTGGCCCGCATCTCCGCCCGGACCCATGAGTTCGCGCACGCGGTGATGCACACCAGCGGCCAGGCCTTCATGATGGCGTTCCAGGCCGGCGGCCCCCACGCGCAGGACCGCGGCCTGGAGGCCGTGGCCTACGCGTACGAGGAGCAGACCCGGGTCCCGGGCCAGGCCGACTGGTCGAAGCCGCAGGGCAAGAAGGACCCGCTGCAGCTCGGCAAGACCTTCACCGCCGTCCCGCGCGGGATCGCCCTCATGATCGGCTGCAACACCTTCCCGACCTGGAACGGCTACCCCGGCCTGTTCGCCTCCCTCGCCACCGGCAACGCGGTGCTGGTCAAGCCGCACCCGCGGGCCGTGCTGCCGCTCGCGCTGACCGTCAAGGTCGCGCGGGAGGTGCTGGCCGAGGCCGGCTTCGACCCGAACCTGGTGGCCCTCGCGGTCGAGCGCCCGGGCGAGGGCATCGCCAAGGCCCTGGCGGTCCGCCCCGAGATCAAGCTGATCGACTACACCGGGTCCACGGAGTTCGGTGACTGGCTGGAGACCAACGCCCGCCAGGCGCAGGTCTACACGGAGAAGGCCGGTGTCAACACCGTCGTCCTGGACTCCACCGACAACTACAAGGGCATGCTGTCCAACCTGGCGTTCTCGCTGTCCCTGTACAGCGGCCAGATGTGCACCACCCCGCAGAACCTGCTGATCCCGCGCGACGGCATCGCGACGGACGCGGGCCACAAGACCTACGACGAGGTCGTCGCCGACCTCGCGGCCTCGGTCGGTGGCCTGCTGGGCGACGACGCCCGGGCCAACGCGCTGCTCGGCGCGCTGGTCAACCCGGACATCAAGACCCGGCTGGAGGCCGCGGCCGCGCTGGGCGAGGTCGCGCTGGTCTCGCGTGAGGTCGTGAACCCCGAGTTCCCGGACGCGGTGGTCCGCACCCCCGTCATGGTCAAGCTGGACGCCGCCAAGGCGGACCCGGAGGCGCCGTACCTCTCCGAGTGCTTCGGCCCGGTCTCCTTCGCGGTGGCCGTGGACACCACCGCCGACGCCCTCGACCTGCTGCGCCGCACGGTGCGGGAGAAGGGCGCCATGACGGTGGGCGCGTACACCACGTCCCCCGACACCGAGCGGGCCGTCGAGGAGGTCTGCCTGGAGGAGTCCGCGCAGCTCTCCCTGAACCTGACCGGCGGGGTGTTCGTCAACCAGACCGCCGCGTTCTCGGACTTCCACGGCTCCGGCGGCAACCCGGCGGCCAACGCGGCCCTGTGCGACGGCGCCTTCGTCGCGAACCGCTTCCGGGTGGTGGAGGTCCGCCGCCAGGCGTAA
- a CDS encoding MerR family transcriptional regulator has protein sequence MRIGELSRRTGVPVPTIKYYVREGLLPPGELSSPNQASYDDGHERRLRLIRALLEVGGLSVAAIGDVLVAIDDKERPVHKLLGAAAQRLVPEYGEGAGHDDAEAVLARERVARLIEARGWCVQPGNKAAGALAAALASLARVGHGSFAELLDDYADAAERVARVDLEYTARHADREGLVEAVVVGTVVGDAVFAALRRMAQVDASSRLFAEERQE, from the coding sequence ATGCGCATCGGAGAGTTGAGCCGCCGAACCGGGGTCCCGGTACCGACGATCAAGTACTACGTCCGGGAGGGCCTGCTTCCGCCGGGCGAGCTGAGCAGCCCCAACCAGGCCAGCTACGACGACGGGCACGAGCGGCGGCTGCGGCTGATCCGTGCCCTGCTGGAGGTCGGCGGGCTGTCGGTGGCGGCCATCGGGGACGTCCTCGTGGCCATCGACGACAAGGAGCGGCCGGTGCACAAGCTGCTCGGCGCCGCGGCGCAGCGGCTGGTGCCCGAGTACGGCGAGGGCGCGGGCCACGACGACGCCGAGGCGGTGCTGGCCCGGGAACGGGTGGCGCGGCTGATCGAGGCGCGTGGCTGGTGCGTCCAGCCCGGGAACAAGGCGGCCGGCGCGCTCGCGGCCGCCCTGGCCTCACTCGCGCGGGTGGGCCACGGCTCCTTCGCCGAACTGCTCGACGACTACGCCGACGCGGCCGAGCGGGTGGCCCGGGTGGACCTGGAGTACACGGCCCGCCATGCGGACCGCGAGGGCCTGGTCGAGGCGGTGGTCGTGGGCACGGTGGTGGGCGACGCGGTGTTCGCGGCCCTGCGCAGGATGGCCCAGGTGGACGCCTCCTCCCGCCTCTTCGCCGAGGAGCGGCAGGAGTAG
- a CDS encoding TrmH family RNA methyltransferase, which produces MDDTVREWREAEQAGDLVLLDGFHALKHALRFGADVRMVIAEDPGAVRALARELAPDVEAAVVRLVRRAGLKEVLPRVHPTGVAALAVRPDRAAGIAGLGRMPRPAPVVVLDNPRNLGNVGAVVRLAAGFGATGVVTRGDLDPWHPNVVRAGAGLHYATTVERLALDELPPGPLYALDPEGADIRALTLPDDALLAFGSERHGISPELRARADHLVSLPMRPQVSSYNLATSVAMTLFHWGGPPAAREEGGEDS; this is translated from the coding sequence ATGGACGACACGGTGCGGGAATGGCGGGAGGCCGAGCAGGCGGGGGACCTCGTGCTGCTCGACGGGTTTCACGCGCTGAAGCACGCCCTGCGGTTCGGGGCCGATGTGCGGATGGTCATCGCCGAGGACCCCGGCGCCGTACGGGCGCTGGCCCGTGAGCTGGCTCCGGACGTCGAGGCCGCCGTGGTGCGGCTGGTGCGGCGGGCCGGCCTCAAGGAGGTGCTGCCGCGCGTGCATCCCACCGGGGTCGCGGCCCTCGCGGTACGGCCCGACCGGGCCGCCGGCATCGCGGGGCTGGGGCGGATGCCGCGGCCGGCGCCGGTCGTCGTCCTGGACAACCCCCGCAATCTGGGCAACGTCGGAGCCGTCGTCCGGCTCGCCGCCGGCTTCGGGGCCACCGGCGTCGTGACCCGCGGAGACCTCGACCCCTGGCACCCGAACGTGGTCCGGGCCGGGGCCGGGCTGCACTACGCCACCACCGTCGAGCGCCTCGCACTGGACGAGCTGCCGCCCGGGCCGCTCTACGCGCTCGACCCCGAGGGCGCGGACATCCGCGCCCTCACCCTCCCGGACGACGCCCTGCTCGCCTTCGGCTCGGAGCGGCACGGGATCTCACCGGAGCTCCGCGCCCGGGCGGACCACCTCGTCTCGCTGCCGATGCGCCCCCAGGTCTCCAGCTACAACCTCGCCACCAGCGTGGCCATGACCCTCTTCCACTGGGGCGGCCCCCCGGCGGCCCGCGAAGAGGGCGGCGAGGACTCCTAG